The Streptomyces sp. YIM 121038 genome includes a window with the following:
- a CDS encoding phage tail sheath subtilisin-like domain-containing protein, which translates to MAEAMASRDLTASDQLARSAAVKDAATAGSDYCKTAKWIFQLGNQSSVGKIIEHIDSLWRKAIINGISVLKNTPRDIRAQDSLRNAFTSADDDWKNLENLFAKRVPEVNLPLLAEKLVRVYRGELSSVGDPGWCLAEAVYGFFANGGSACYVVRFDDQSVPDHAMLQAGLKELEAVPEVAMVAVPDLHHFSPALDGAKTLMQAVAQHCATMKNRVAVLDTPQDKSGSPRQRALQKADIGNLGIPEEARGYSALYYPWVTVPGLDGASRSIPPCGHIAGVWARTDAQRGVFKAPANEALRGVIALPMHLTDDEQADLNEAGINCLRVFPGRGILIWGARTLAIDSHDWQYLNVRRLVCFLADSIRQSTSWAVFEPNDERLWATLRQTVQSFLKEQWRQGALRGATPDEVYSVICDASNNTLETVQSGRVICDIHVAPTSPAEFIHFQIQQTAGQTATA; encoded by the coding sequence GTGGCCGAGGCGATGGCCTCGCGCGATCTCACTGCGAGCGACCAACTGGCGCGTTCAGCGGCAGTTAAGGATGCCGCCACAGCGGGATCCGATTACTGCAAGACTGCGAAGTGGATTTTCCAGTTAGGGAATCAAAGCTCGGTAGGAAAGATCATCGAGCACATTGACAGTCTCTGGCGAAAAGCTATCATAAATGGGATCTCCGTCCTCAAGAACACACCGCGCGACATAAGGGCCCAGGATTCTCTAAGGAACGCCTTCACGAGTGCCGACGACGACTGGAAGAACCTCGAGAACCTGTTCGCCAAGCGTGTCCCGGAGGTTAACCTTCCGCTGCTGGCCGAGAAACTTGTGCGAGTTTACAGGGGTGAGCTGTCTTCGGTGGGCGATCCGGGATGGTGTCTGGCAGAGGCGGTGTACGGATTCTTCGCCAATGGGGGATCCGCTTGTTATGTGGTCCGCTTCGACGACCAGAGCGTACCGGACCATGCAATGCTGCAGGCGGGTCTGAAGGAACTGGAAGCGGTCCCGGAGGTGGCGATGGTCGCCGTCCCGGACCTGCACCACTTCTCCCCTGCTCTGGACGGAGCCAAGACGCTGATGCAGGCCGTGGCTCAGCACTGCGCCACCATGAAGAACCGCGTGGCTGTACTCGACACCCCCCAGGACAAGAGCGGATCTCCCAGACAAAGGGCACTGCAGAAGGCTGATATCGGGAATCTCGGCATCCCAGAGGAGGCCCGGGGATACAGTGCCCTGTACTACCCGTGGGTCACCGTTCCCGGCCTGGACGGTGCCTCCCGCTCGATTCCCCCATGCGGACACATTGCCGGTGTCTGGGCCCGCACTGATGCACAGCGCGGTGTGTTCAAGGCTCCCGCGAACGAGGCTCTCCGAGGCGTCATCGCTCTCCCGATGCACCTCACTGATGATGAACAGGCCGACCTCAACGAGGCTGGCATCAACTGCCTGCGGGTCTTTCCCGGGCGCGGCATCCTTATCTGGGGCGCTCGCACCCTGGCCATCGATAGCCATGACTGGCAGTACCTCAATGTCCGCCGCCTGGTCTGTTTCCTGGCCGATTCCATCAGGCAGTCGACCAGTTGGGCAGTGTTCGAGCCGAATGATGAACGCTTGTGGGCCACCCTGCGGCAGACCGTACAGAGTTTCCTCAAAGAACAGTGGCGCCAAGGGGCTCTCAGGGGAGCCACACCAGACGAGGTCTACTCCGTTATCTGCGACGCATCGAATAACACCTTGGAAACCGTGCAGAGTGGCCGCGTTATCTGCGATATTCATGTAGCCCCTACCAGCCCTGCTGAATTTATTCACTTTCAGATTCAGCAAACCGCTGGCCAGACCGCCACAGCATGA
- a CDS encoding phage tail sheath subtilisin-like domain-containing protein, with protein sequence MTSLAPGVYVREVSSGVRSIVGAGTSTPAFIGFTPQTVISAPTLVRSWTDFSKKFLPTDADIKESLTRASAAYQEALQAVKILEKLISDAPDAASKVIVTQAKIGETHTAAATFVASVVTALANLGLPRWQDVDTALEAALKVTHSEEKAADIIFTVYSTAKTHYATAVAPTVTGLTATATAAATAADALSSAAVTAVQGFKGNFDKITGAVVSKFGLVDASRIAAAYARREQSAKDKWNLAEAVLGYFANGGSQCYIVPLEDGGILGKALALLETQQDVSMVVVPDLHNKAEVADVSAVVNHCAKMKNRVAILHTPRYSTDQEALAFRNSLNAGANPAFGSLYFPWVTVPGVDGVPRSVPPVGHVAGVWAATDSSRGVFKAPANVSLAGASGLDVALSDEQQGVLNDKGVNCLRSFPGRPLMVWGARTLAHSSDRDWKYLSVRRLVCFLSDSIQQATSWAVFEPNDERLWATLRQSVSAFLRDQWRRGALQGSTPDEAFLVVCDKTNNTDDLVNLGEVHCDVFIAPVRPAEFVHFTIQQTAGQAP encoded by the coding sequence ATGACCAGTTTAGCCCCCGGCGTCTATGTCAGGGAAGTATCGAGCGGTGTACGCTCGATCGTGGGCGCCGGTACGTCCACCCCGGCGTTCATCGGCTTCACACCCCAGACGGTAATTTCGGCTCCTACGCTGGTGCGGAGCTGGACGGACTTCAGCAAGAAGTTCCTCCCTACGGATGCGGACATCAAGGAATCCCTGACCCGTGCGAGTGCGGCATATCAGGAGGCCCTACAGGCAGTAAAAATCCTGGAGAAGCTGATCAGCGACGCCCCGGATGCGGCGAGCAAGGTCATTGTCACCCAGGCTAAAATTGGGGAAACTCATACCGCTGCTGCCACGTTTGTGGCCAGCGTTGTTACGGCGCTGGCGAACCTTGGGTTACCTCGTTGGCAAGACGTCGACACGGCCTTGGAGGCAGCGCTGAAGGTAACCCACTCAGAGGAGAAGGCAGCAGACATAATTTTCACTGTCTACAGTACGGCTAAAACTCACTACGCCACCGCAGTAGCTCCTACCGTGACTGGCCTCACTGCAACGGCGACCGCGGCGGCGACAGCAGCAGATGCTCTTTCCAGTGCGGCAGTAACAGCCGTGCAGGGTTTCAAGGGAAATTTCGATAAGATTACTGGGGCCGTTGTATCGAAATTTGGGCTGGTGGATGCGTCCCGCATTGCCGCTGCGTATGCTCGACGCGAGCAGTCGGCGAAGGATAAGTGGAATCTGGCAGAGGCGGTGCTGGGGTACTTTGCGAATGGCGGTTCTCAGTGCTATATCGTGCCCCTGGAAGACGGGGGGATTCTTGGGAAGGCTCTGGCCCTTCTGGAGACCCAGCAAGACGTATCGATGGTGGTCGTCCCCGACCTTCACAACAAGGCCGAGGTGGCTGATGTCTCGGCTGTGGTGAACCACTGCGCGAAGATGAAGAACCGGGTAGCGATCCTTCACACACCGAGGTACTCAACGGATCAGGAAGCTCTCGCTTTTCGGAATAGCCTCAATGCCGGTGCCAATCCCGCGTTCGGGAGTCTGTACTTTCCCTGGGTGACGGTCCCTGGGGTGGACGGTGTGCCTCGGTCCGTGCCGCCGGTCGGGCATGTGGCGGGAGTCTGGGCGGCCACAGACAGTTCCCGTGGCGTGTTCAAGGCGCCGGCCAACGTCTCCCTGGCAGGGGCGAGCGGCCTTGATGTGGCGCTGAGTGATGAGCAGCAGGGGGTGCTCAACGACAAGGGGGTGAACTGTCTTCGCAGCTTCCCCGGGAGGCCGTTGATGGTCTGGGGGGCTCGCACGCTGGCTCATTCGTCGGATCGGGACTGGAAGTATCTCAGCGTCCGTCGTCTGGTCTGTTTCCTGTCGGATTCGATTCAGCAGGCGACGAGCTGGGCTGTTTTCGAGCCCAATGATGAACGGCTGTGGGCGACACTGCGCCAGAGTGTGTCAGCTTTCCTCAGGGATCAGTGGCGTCGGGGAGCACTGCAGGGTTCCACCCCGGATGAGGCGTTCTTGGTGGTCTGTGACAAGACGAACAATACGGATGATCTTGTGAACTTGGGGGAAGTGCACTGCGATGTATTTATTGCGCCGGTGCGGCCTGCGGAGTTCGTTCACTTCACTATCCAGCAAACGGCCGGCCAGGCGCCCTGA
- a CDS encoding phage tail protein has protein sequence MTIGDVCPTNIFSVELGKFQVETLMRCTVPPIEIDEIEVKQVSATGESISRKQPVPRGQSGEITITRGMDRSTQLTEWINTSLEKRKFDDARQEVGIAVYDLNKKLVRRYLLSNCWAKRYSMTDLDASSSEPATEEVVLTYEDCRIEHA, from the coding sequence ATGACTATTGGTGATGTGTGCCCCACTAATATTTTCAGTGTCGAGCTGGGGAAGTTCCAGGTCGAGACGCTCATGCGGTGTACAGTTCCGCCGATTGAGATAGACGAGATCGAAGTGAAGCAGGTGTCGGCGACCGGTGAGTCGATTTCCCGTAAGCAGCCGGTACCCCGCGGGCAGAGCGGAGAGATCACGATCACTCGTGGCATGGATCGCAGTACTCAGCTCACAGAATGGATCAATACCTCGTTGGAGAAAAGAAAGTTTGATGATGCCCGGCAAGAAGTAGGCATCGCAGTGTATGACCTGAACAAGAAACTTGTGCGGCGCTACTTGCTGTCCAATTGCTGGGCGAAGCGGTACTCGATGACCGATCTGGATGCTTCCTCAAGCGAGCCGGCCACCGAAGAGGTTGTCCTCACCTACGAAGACTGCAGGATCGAGCATGCCTGA
- a CDS encoding DUF6760 family protein, whose translation MTYPPSRLKQEAAFIAYHFHWPLGDILSLSHTERLGWVREINEINTRLKERVR comes from the coding sequence GTGACGTACCCGCCGAGTCGGCTGAAGCAGGAAGCGGCCTTTATCGCCTATCACTTCCATTGGCCGTTAGGAGATATTTTGAGCCTTTCCCATACAGAGCGGCTCGGCTGGGTACGGGAAATCAACGAGATCAACACACGTCTGAAAGAGCGAGTGAGGTAG
- a CDS encoding phage tail protein — translation MSTDTFAAGSLFRFSIGMHQLGSFTSCEGLSCYAEIEERREGGLHDRVSQLPGRLRYSNLTLSRPLTHQTTLIWAWLQQVSAPSTGPMASQLRLPGQLVALGPDGRPLVRWVLDDVMPVRWSGPSFSADQPQAAYESLEIVHNGFLEVLV, via the coding sequence ATGAGTACCGACACGTTTGCTGCCGGTTCCCTGTTCCGGTTCAGTATCGGCATGCACCAGCTGGGCTCGTTCACCAGCTGTGAGGGGCTGAGCTGCTACGCCGAGATCGAAGAGCGCCGCGAGGGCGGTCTGCATGACCGGGTGTCGCAATTACCCGGTCGGCTGAGATACAGCAACCTCACGCTTTCACGGCCGCTGACGCACCAGACCACGCTGATCTGGGCGTGGCTACAGCAGGTGAGTGCGCCGTCTACGGGCCCCATGGCCAGTCAGCTGCGGTTGCCAGGGCAGTTGGTGGCGCTGGGGCCCGACGGACGGCCGCTGGTGCGATGGGTGCTGGACGATGTGATGCCGGTGCGCTGGTCGGGCCCGTCGTTCTCTGCGGATCAGCCTCAAGCAGCGTACGAGAGCCTGGAGATCGTGCATAACGGGTTCCTGGAGGTGCTCGTGTGA
- a CDS encoding LysM peptidoglycan-binding domain-containing protein, which translates to MSLPLSGFASGFASGAIAGNALGNALFGGALVRAALVVHDPPTGSSTVPGRERNRLVFHFNPESLQISKQSEWARHVAKCEAKASKPEFSGAQPRSLSLPILLDSGSTRGSVQDEAEMLMACCTPTPQSVAADRPSPPWVRLEWGRLRTMAFTAVVTHVDVTYTMFAGDGLPLRAECSLTLEEVGGAVARQNPTSGGPGGAGSHVLVQGESLASLAYRHYGDASRWREIARSNRIDDPDGVVPGDRLMLPTPADEGGGEPGGYER; encoded by the coding sequence GTGTCTCTACCTTTGAGCGGCTTTGCCAGCGGTTTCGCGAGCGGCGCCATCGCGGGGAATGCTTTGGGGAATGCGCTGTTCGGCGGTGCTCTGGTACGTGCCGCGCTCGTGGTGCATGACCCTCCTACGGGCAGCAGTACGGTGCCGGGGCGGGAGCGGAACCGTTTGGTGTTCCATTTCAACCCGGAGTCGTTGCAGATCAGCAAGCAGTCCGAGTGGGCACGCCACGTGGCCAAGTGCGAGGCCAAGGCGAGCAAGCCGGAGTTCTCCGGTGCCCAGCCTCGGTCGCTGAGCCTGCCGATCCTGCTGGATTCCGGGTCCACCCGTGGGTCGGTGCAAGACGAGGCGGAAATGCTGATGGCGTGTTGTACCCCCACGCCGCAGAGTGTGGCCGCTGACCGGCCTTCACCACCGTGGGTGCGGCTGGAGTGGGGGCGATTGCGGACGATGGCGTTCACAGCCGTGGTGACGCACGTGGATGTCACCTACACGATGTTCGCGGGCGATGGTCTGCCCTTGCGGGCGGAGTGTTCGCTGACCCTGGAAGAAGTGGGCGGTGCGGTGGCTCGGCAGAATCCGACATCCGGGGGGCCGGGCGGGGCTGGGTCTCATGTGCTGGTCCAGGGCGAGAGCCTGGCGTCGCTGGCCTACCGGCATTACGGGGATGCCTCGCGGTGGCGCGAGATTGCGCGCAGCAACAGGATCGATGATCCGGACGGTGTGGTGCCCGGAGACCGGCTGATGCTTCCCACTCCGGCGGATGAGGGAGGAGGCGAGCCGGGTGGGTACGAACGATGA